The region CGGGGCGGGCCGCCGCGGCGGCGGGGTTCAGCGGCTTGGCGTAGCAGCGGCTCAGCTCGTCGAAGCGGTACAGGCCGAACTTGGCGCACGGGGCGTAGCCACTGGAGGCGTACAGGTTGATCGCCTCGGGCTGCTTCGTGCCGGTCTCCAGGACCATGCGGGTGCGCCCGGCGGCCCGCGCGTCCTCCTCCAGCGCCGCGAGGATGCGCCGGGCCAGGCCGTGGCCCCGGGCCTCGCGGATGACGAACATGCGCTTCAGCTCGGCGTCGCCGTCGGAGTACGCCTCGTCGTTGGCGTCCTGGGGGCGCCAGCCGCCGGAGGCCACCGGGCGGCCCCGTCCGTCGTAGGCGAGCAGGTACAGCCCGTGCGGCGGGACGAACATGCCCGGGTCGAGCCAGGTGGCGTCGCCGTCGTCGCCGTACCGCTCGGCGTATTCGAGCTGGACCTCGTCGTTGAGCTGGACGGCGTCGGGGTGGTCGAAGGCGACCGGGCGCAGGGAATGCATGTTCATGCGGATCAGGGTACTTCTATGCGGAGGCGGGGTGCCGGGGCGAACCTCGGTAGGGTGCCGGGATGCTCACCGTCACCACTGTGAATGTAAACGGCCTGCGGGCCGCGGCCAAGAAGGGCTACGTCGAGTGGCTCGCCGCCACGGACGCCGACGTCGTCTGCCTCCAGGAGGTGCGCGCCGAGGAGTCCCAGCTCCCGGAGGCCGTGCGGGCTCCCGAGGGCTGGCACGTCGTGTACGCGCCCGCCGCGGCCAAGGGCAGGGCCGGAGTGGCGTTGCTCACGCGGCGCGAGCCGGAGCGGGTGCGGGTCGGCTTCGGCAGCGAGGAGTTCGACGGAAGCGGGCGGTACGTCGAGGCGGACCTGCCCGGGGTCACCGTGGCCAGCCTCTACCTTCCCTCCGGTGAGGTCGGCACCGAGCGGCAGGACGAGAAGGAGCGGTTCATGGCCGAGTTCCTGGAGTACCTCCGGGGGCTGCGGGCGCGGGCCGCCGCGGACGGCCGCGAGGTCGTGGTGTGCGGCGACTGGAACATCGCCCACCGGGAGGCCGACCTCAAGAACTGGCGCGCCAACCGCAAGTCCGCCGGCTTCCTCCCCGAGGAGCGGGCCTGGCTCGACCGGGTCTACGCGGAGGCCGGCTACACCGACGTGATGCGCGCGCTCCACCCGGACCAGGCCGGGCCCTACTCGTGGTGGTCCTACCGGGGCCGTGCCTTCGACAACGACTCGGGCTGGCGCATCGACCTGCACGTCGCCACCCCCGGTCTCGCGGCCCGCGCGGTCAAGGGGCTGGTGGAGCGGGCGGCGACGCACGAGGAGCGCTGGTCGGACCACGCGCCGGTGACGGTCGCCTACGAGTGAACCCCGCCGCGGGCGTGAACCCGCCCGGTGGCGTCCGGTGGCGGACCGCCTCCGCTACTCGCCCGGCCCGCCCCCGGCCGCCGCTCCGCTGCCGCCCGCTGGCCAAGAGCGTCCGCCCGCTGGCCAAGAGCGTGGTCGAGGCGGAGCTCTCCCTGGCGATGGACCGCCACCTCGCGGCCCTGCGGCAGCGGGAGGCGGCGGCCGGGGGGCGGGCCGGGCGAGTAGCGGATGGCGGTCCCGCCCACCGGACGCCACCGGGCGGGTTCACGCCCGCGGCGGGTTCACTCGTAGGCGACCGTCACCGGCGCGTGGTCCGACCAGCGCTCCTCGTGCGTCGCCGCCCGCTCCACCAGCCCCTTGACCGCGCGGGCCGCGAGACCGGGGGTGGCGACGTGCAGGTCGATGCGCCAGCCCGAGTCGTTGTCGAAGGCACGGCCCCGGTAGGACCACCACGAGTAGGGCCCGGCCTGGTCCGGGTGGAGCGCGCGCATCACGTCGGTGTAGCCGGCCTCCGCGTAGACCCGGTCGAGCCAGGCCCGCTCCTCGGGGAGGAAGCCGGCGGACTTGCGGTTGGCGCGCCAGTTCTTGAGGTCGGCCTCCCGGTGGGCGATGTTCCAGTCGCCGCACACCACGACCTCGCGGCCGTCCGCGGCGGCCCGCGCCCGCAGCCCCCGGAGGTACTCCAGGAACTCGGCCATGAACCGCTCCTTCTCGTCCTGCCGCTCGGTGCCGACCTCACCGGAGGGAAGGTAGAGGCTGGCCACGGTGACCCCGGGCAGGTCCGCCTCGACGTACCGCCCGCTTCCGTCGAACTCCTCGCTGCCGAAGCCGACCCGCACCCGCTCCGGCTCGCGCCGCGTGAGCAACGCCACTCCGGCCCTGCCCTTGGCCGCGGCGGGCGCGTACACGACGTGCCAGCCCTCGGGAGCCCGCACGGCCTCCGGGAGCTGGGACTCCTCGGCGCGCACCTCCTGGAGGCAGACGACGTCGGCGTCCGTGGCGGCGAGCCACTCGACGTAGCCCTTCTTGGCCGCGGCCCGCAGGCCGTTTACATTCACAGTGGTGACGGTGAGCATCCCGGCACCCTACCGAGGTTCGCCCCGGCACCCCGCCTCCGCATAGAAGTACCCTGATCCGCATGAACATGCATTCCCTGCGCCCGGTCGCCTTCGACCACCCCGACGCCGTCCAGCTCAACGACGAGGTCCAGCTCGAATACGCCGAGCGGTACGGCGACGACGGCGACGCCACCTGGCTCGACCCGGGCATGTTCGTCCCGCCGCACGGGCTGTACCTGCTCGCCTACGACGGACGGGGCCGCCCGGTGGCCTCCGGCGGCTGGCGCCCCCAGGACGCCAACGACGAGGCGTACTCCGACGGCGACGCCGAGCTGAAGCGCATGTTCGTCATCCGCGAGGCCCGGGGCCACGGCCTGGCCCGGCGCATCCTCGCGGCGCTGGAGGAGGACGCGCGGGCCGCCGGGCGCACCCGCATGGTCCTGGAGACCGGCACGAAGCAGCCCGAGGCGATCAACCTGTACGCCTCCAGTGGCTACGCCCCGTGCGCCAAGTTCGGCCTGTACCGCTTCGACGAGCTGAGCCGCTGCTACGCCAAGCCGCTGAACCCCGCCGCCGCGGCGGCCCGCCCCGAGCCGACCGCCGTCACCGCCTGACCGCACCCCCACCCGCATCCGCACCCGCATCCGGAGGACGACCGGTCATGCCGGACACCGCATCGCCGCGACCGGCCGGCGACGCCCCCGGGCTGTGGCGCC is a window of Streptomyces diastaticus subsp. diastaticus DNA encoding:
- a CDS encoding GNAT family N-acetyltransferase; this translates as MNMHSLRPVAFDHPDAVQLNDEVQLEYAERYGDDGDATWLDPGMFVPPHGLYLLAYDGRGRPVASGGWRPQDANDEAYSDGDAELKRMFVIREARGHGLARRILAALEEDARAAGRTRMVLETGTKQPEAINLYASSGYAPCAKFGLYRFDELSRCYAKPLNPAAAAARPEPTAVTA
- a CDS encoding exodeoxyribonuclease III, with amino-acid sequence MLTVTTVNVNGLRAAAKKGYVEWLAATDADVVCLQEVRAEESQLPEAVRAPEGWHVVYAPAAAKGRAGVALLTRREPERVRVGFGSEEFDGSGRYVEADLPGVTVASLYLPSGEVGTERQDEKERFMAEFLEYLRGLRARAAADGREVVVCGDWNIAHREADLKNWRANRKSAGFLPEERAWLDRVYAEAGYTDVMRALHPDQAGPYSWWSYRGRAFDNDSGWRIDLHVATPGLAARAVKGLVERAATHEERWSDHAPVTVAYE
- a CDS encoding GNAT family N-acetyltransferase; this translates as MNMHSLRPVAFDHPDAVQLNDEVQLEYAERYGDDGDATWLDPGMFVPPHGLYLLAYDGRGRPVASGGWRPQDANDEAYSDGDAELKRMFVIREARGHGLARRILAALEEDARAAGRTRMVLETGTKQPEAINLYASSGYAPCAKFGLYRFDELSRCYAKPLNPAAAAARPEPTAVTA